The following are from one region of the Corylus avellana chromosome ca1, CavTom2PMs-1.0 genome:
- the LOC132175168 gene encoding protein FAR1-RELATED SEQUENCE 5-like — MMASTSGQGFKSNRNYRCWLTETFDGHDAADDELSDDLDGNDNMIQPSLQIFPLNLEPLEPFVGMEFESAEDAREFYEMYGRRMGFTIRNNRTRRSLKDNSIIGREFVCSKEGFRIEKYANRRNGILPSRRATREGCNAMMRIAAKDGGKWVIYGFVKEHNHELNPSKIPPRRSHRIAFCEDEKDLKVRELTMELHREKKKSAAYQEQLQVVLKYIEEHTQRLSLKAEVVTNNIGELEAEEQDSAQSD, encoded by the exons ATGATGGCAAGCACTTCTGGTCAAGGGTTCAAATCAAACAGAAATTATAGGTGTTGGCTAACGGAAACTTTTGATGGCCATGATGCAGCAGATGATGAGTTATCAGATGATCTGGATGGAAATGATAACATGATTCAACCATCCCTTCAAATTTTTCCTCTAAATTTGGAACCTTTAGAACCATTTGTCGGCATGGAGTTTGAATCAGCAGAGGATGCTAGAGAATTTTATGAGATGTACGGCAGGCGTATGGGATTTACCATACGCAATAATCGTACACGTCGATCACTTAAAGATAACTCAATAATTGGTCGGGAATTTGTTTGCTCAAAAGAAGGTTTTCGCATAGAAAAGTATGCAAATAGACGAAACGGAATTCTTCCATCACGGCGAGCCACTAGAGAGGGATGCAACGCAATGATGAGGATAGCTGCCAAGGATGGGGGAAAGTGGGTTATATATGGTTTTGTAAAAGAGCATAATCATGAATTGAATCCCAGCAAAATTCCTCCTCGACGATCTCATAGGATAGCATTTTGTGAG GATGAGAAAGACTTAAAAGTACGGGAACTAACCATGGAGCTGCATCGTGAGAAAAAGAAATCTGCAGCTTATCAGGAGCAACTACAGGTAGTTTTGAAATATATTGAGGAGCATACTCAAAGGCTGTCATTGAAAGCTGAAGTGGTAACTAACAACATAGGAGAACTTGAAGCTGAGGAGCAAGACAGTGCACAATCTGATTAG